CTtcgacataaatataaattagaactagaaattttacagtttaaaaaagaatctgaaaataaatgattaaaatgaaacaatttttgttttaattttctttattaccaAACCAACCTAGTTAAATTGTGCAATCACAGATTGCCGGAATGCTAGACCTGTAGTAGATCTTTCATTGTTTCTGTGTTGTTCGACTTCTGGTGTTTGATCAGTAAGATCACCATCGTCATAAACATCCCCTCtctgtatacctatattatgtaatacagCACAAGCTATAATTATGTTGCTGgtatttgtcaattttgatCGTAGTCCTCTCTGCAAACATGGAAATTTCTTTTTCCACACTCCGAAAAACCTTTCAACAATATTCCTAGTTCTCAattgagaataattataattattgtcagctCTTGTTTGTGGATTCAAAAGTGGTGTTAACATGAAGTTCAGTGCTGGATAGCCGCTGTCACCTACTAAAACTCCTTCTAGTTCACCATTTACCAGTCTTGCATACGCCTGGCTGTTTCTAAATATCCTGCTGTCGTGTGAACTTCCAGGCCACCTAGTcactatatcaaatatttcgaGATCAGGCCCTATTATAGCTTgcacatttacagaaaaataccCTTTTCTATTCCTGTATGCTTCAGAGTGGGTGATACCTCTgggtctattaattttaatgtgggTACAGTCAATAGCtccgattatattatttaggcCATGGTGCGTATTAGATTT
The nucleotide sequence above comes from Pieris napi chromosome 22, ilPieNapi1.2, whole genome shotgun sequence. Encoded proteins:
- the LOC125060848 gene encoding putative nuclease HARBI1; the encoded protein is MENIERVLTSIENIETLGTAADMNPRMPKLYVRNEYNQNPFELYSENEFKRRYRFFKHTVLNVILPLIITNLQPFNNRGLPILPQLQILIALRFYATGCFQMVCGDLNSISQSSVCLIVNKVSAELSKLLPRFVNFPRNMTTVKRKFEELGKSNTHHGLNNIIGAIDCTHIKINRPRGITHSEAYRNRKGYFSVNVQAIIGPDLEIFDIVTRWPGSSHDSRIFRNSQAYARLVNGELEGVLVGDSGYPALNFMLTPLLNPQTRADNNYNYSQLRTRNIVERFFGVWKKKFPCLQRGLRSKLTNTSNIIIACAVLHNIGIQRGDVYDDGDLTDQTPEVEQHRNNERSTTGLAFRQSVIAQFN